From Zea mays cultivar B73 chromosome 3, Zm-B73-REFERENCE-NAM-5.0, whole genome shotgun sequence:
ggactgtccggtgcgcccatcgacagcagccttccccaacggttgaattggtggttggggctataaatacccctaaccaccaccactccaagcatccaagcattcacaacagtgcattcaatacaagagcaaagtgcaacactccaagacacaaatcaaagcctctgatccaatcaaagtccctaAATTCAACTCTAGTGCTCTAGGACTTGAGAGAGTATCACTTGtgttttcttgttgctcttgttgctcttgttgcttggttggctttcttcttccccattcttgttctcaagacacttgtaatcaaagtaagagacaccaagttgtggtggtccttgtaggggtctaagtgatccgtttgattaaggagaaagctcactcggtctaggtgatcgtttgagagagggaaagggttgaaagagacccggtctttgtgaccacctcaacagagagtaggttctcaagaaccaaacctcggtaaaacaaatcaccgtgtcatccgctttatttccttgtgatttgttttcgccctctctttcgtacttgcatttatttctaacgctaaccccagcttgtagttgtgtttaaagttgtaaatttcagattccgcctattcacccccctctaggcgacttttaattaGTATCAGAGCATGATGCTTCATTAAGAGTTTAACAACTCGaattgatgtcgggagatcacgccaagagggagatcgtgaccggcgagaagtccacaagccacgggaaggctccatcgagggagtccggcaacaagctaAAGGAGGGATCAcctcctcacaagtcgcatcggagtggtgacaagaaaaagaagttaaagaaggtggtctacatcaagaccgattcttcgtcgccaaacacctccggctccgacgcgtcgtccgtcacttctaagcgccatgagcgcaagaagtatagtaagatgccacttcgttatccccgtatttctagacgcactcctcttctttccgtcccactaggcaaaccacccgttttttatggtgaagattattgtatgtggagtgataaaatgaggcatcacctaacctcactccacgctagcatatgggacattgttgagtttggagcgtaggtaccatcgccgggggacgaaggctacgactcggatgaagttgcccaaatcaagcactttgattcccaagcaactactatactccttgcctctctatgtcgagaggagtataataaggtgcaagggttgaaaagtgccaaggagatttgggacgtgcttaagaccacgcacgaaggagataaggtgaccaagatcaccaagcgggagacaatcgagggggagctcggtagaTTTGtcttcaaccaaggagaggagccacaagccatgtacaaccggctcaagaccttggtcaaccaagtgcgcaacctcaggagcacaaaatggtatgaccatgagatggtcaaggttattctaagatcactcattttttgcAATCCTacacaagtgcaattaattcgtggtgatcctagatataagctaatgtctcccgaggaagtgataggaaagtttgtgagctttgaattgatgatcaaagtctccaaacaaatcatcaacttggagcaaggtgacacctccacacccgaggtgcaacctgtcgcattcaaggcaacagaggaagaaaagaaggaatttacaccaagtaggattccaattgatgcctccaagcttgacaacgaggaaatgacactaatcatcaaaagcttttgccaaatcctcaagcaaaggaaggggaaggactataaACCCCCTCCAAGAggatgtgctacaaatgtggtaagcccggtcattttattgcaaaatgtcctatgtctagtgatagtgacaggggcgacgacaagggaaagaagaaggagaagaagagatattacaagaggaAGGGCAACGACgcccacgtatgtcgggaatgggactccgacgtgagctccatcgactcctcctccgatgaggacgccgccaacatcgccgtcaacaagggtattctcttccccaacgtcggccacaaatgcttcatggcaaaggacagcaagaaaaagaaggtacaagctagaaccaccccaagtattctacatctagtgatgagggtagttctagtgatgatgaagaaaacttgcttagtctttttgccagccttaacatgcaacaaaaggaaaaattaaatgaattaataggaaccattcatgagaaggatgaactcttggatagccaagaggaattccttattaaggaaaataaaaagcatgttaaggggaagaatgcctatgctcaggaagtagaaaaatgtgaaaatttgtctaatGAGCTTAggatttgccatgattcaatttccaaccttaaaattgagaatgccaatttatttgctaaggttgagaagttgaatgcttgtgatgattcaattgccaatcttagaaatgataatgctagtttaattgctaagattgataaattgaacgttacactttctagccttagagatgaaaatgcaagATTAATTTCTgaggctaaagatttgaatgtttgcaatgatgtcatttccaatcttagaaatgaaaatgccatgttacatgctaagattgatgaattaaatgttgcaaaccatctacatctaatgtttatcatgtttctatttgcactagatgtagagatgttaatattgatgctattcatgatcagattgctatgattaaacaacaaaatgatcatatagctaaactagatgctaaaattgccgagcatgaactagagaatgaaaattttaaatttgctcgtagcatgctttatagtgggagatgccctggcattaaggatggcattggcttccaacaggaagacaatgtcaagcttaatgcctctaaaagattgtctaattttgttaagggcaaggctcccatggttcaggataacaagggttacattttatatcctgctggttatcctaagcataaaattaggagaatttattctagaaagtctcattctggatctcatcatgcttttatgtataagaatgaggcatctagttccaggcaatcaacccatgttaaattgcctaaaaagaattctcctactgcatcaaatgagcctattgtttcatttaagacttttgatgcttcatatgtgctgactaacaaatcaggcaaagtagttgccaaatatgttggggccaaacacaagggctcaaatacttgtgtttgggtacccaaggtgcttgtttctaatgtgaaaggacccaaaaccgtttgggtacctaagaataaggcctcaattgttttgcaggtttatgcatccgggggctcaagctagataattgatagcgggtgcacaaaccatatgactagggagaaaaggatgttctcctcctatgagaaaaaccaagatccccaaagagctatcacattcggggatggaaatcaaggtttggtcaaaggacttggtaaaattgctatatcacctgaccattctatttccaatgtttttcttgtagattctttagattacaatttgctttctatatctcaattatgtaaaatgggctataaCTATCTTTTTAGTGatactggtgttactgtctttagaagaagtgatgattcagtagcatttaagagagtgttagagggtcagctgtacttagttgatttcaatagagctgaacttgacacttgcttaattgctaagactaatatgggttggctctggcatcaccgactagctcatgttggaatgaagaatcttcacaagctactaaagggagaacacattttagaactaacaaatgttcattatgagaaagacagggtttgtagtgcatgtcaagcaggaaagcatgttggtgcccaccatccacacaagaacatcatgacaactaggGATGATAACGGTTTCAAAATTTTTCGGTTTTCCGGAAACCGTTTTCAATTTTTATCTGACCGAATTCAGCGGTAACGGTattttcgaaaacggaatcggttGTCGGAATTTTATATCGAAATCGGTATCGAAACCGGTTTAGCATTTTGCCGACCGTTTCCTCCGGTTACCGAATTTAACCGGAATTTACCGAATATAGAATTCGGAATTTTCCgaaatttaaaattaaaaacaagaTAAGCGGGCCAAAGCCCACATTTTCAATCTGGCCCAAGCCGCCGGTCTCCTGCCCGCTCAGAACTTTGATAATTGACTGCGGCAGGGTATCTATTTATATAGAATAATTTGTGCACCGTGCAGTTTACTAAGCGAGGTGGGACTAAGTGATAAAACTGCGCTCGCTACTGCCGGTCTACTACATCGCGCTAATGGGCTTACCGTGCGTGTGCGTGGTGCGACAGACGGCCGGAGCAGGGCCTCGTCACGTCCCATTACCTGGTGGCCACGTGCgtgcgatatatatatatatatataatatttatatatgtgtgtatatatatgtatgtgtgtCTCTATATATATTCCGTACCAAAAAGGTTGAGGTGTTTGAACTTTTGATATTTGTTGTATTATGAGCTTATTATGTtatatgtttaccgatcgtattttaaATTTCGatcgttaccggtgtattttccgtaccgaactttcgtttccgaagtttccgaaataccgatatcgtttctgttttcggagttaccgttttcgatttcatttccgataaaaaatatgaaaatggtaatggttttagtgtttaccgactgtttccgaccgttttcatccctaatgacaacggacaggccactggaactactccaaatggatctattcggcctgatagcttgcataagcatcagcgggagtaagtactgtctagtaattgtggatgattattctcgtttcacttgggtattctttttgcaggataaatcacaaacccaagagaccttaaagggattcttgagatgagctcaaaatgagtttggcttaaggatcaaaaagattagaagagacaatgggacggagttcaagaattcacaaattgaaggcttccttgaggaggagggcatcaagcatgagttctcttctccatacacctcaacaaaatggtgtagtggagaggaagaattgaactctacttgacatggcgaggaccatgcttgatgagtacaagactccggaccggttttgggccgaggcgattaacaccgcctactactctatcaaccggctctaccttcatcaaatcctcaagaagacatcttatgaactcctaactagtaaaaagcctaatgtttcgtattttagagtctttggtagcaaatgttttattcttgttaaaagaggtagaaaatccaaatttgctcctaatgctgtagaaggctttttactaggatatgactcaaacacaagggcatatagagtctttaacaagtccactagactagttgaagtttcttgtgacattgtgtttgatgagactaatggctcccaagtggagcaagttgatcttgatgaattagatgatgaataggcttcgtgcgtcgcgctaaggaacatgtccattggggatgtgtgtcccaaggaatccaaagagccaactcaagcacaagatcaaccatcatcttcaattcaagcatctccaccaactcaaaatgtggaacaggctcaagatgaagaagaagaagatcaagaagatgagccacctcaagaagagggcaatgatcaagggggagatgaagaaaatcaagataaggaagatgaacaagaagtacagggtcaaagactgccacacccaagagtccaccaggcgattcaaagagatcaccccgtgaactccatccttggtgatatccataagggggtaactactcgatctcgagtcgctcatttttgtgaacattactcttttgtgtcctctattgagccttacaggattgaggatgcactaagagactcagattgggtgttggcaatgcaagaggagctcaacaacttcactaggaatgaggtatgacatttagttccacgtcctaaccaaaatgttgtaggaaccaagtgggtattctgcaacaagaaagatgagcatggtgtggtgacaaggaacaaagcccgacttgtggccaagggctattcacaagtcaaaggtttggatttcggtgaaacctatgcacccgtagctaggcttgaatcaattcgtatattacttgcctatgctacttaccatggctttaagctctatcaaatggacgtgaaaagtgccttcctcaatggaccaatcaaggaagaggtatatgttgagcaatctcccggctttgaagatatgagtaccctaaccatgtctacaaactctcaaaggtgctttatgggctcaagcaagccccaagagcatggtatgaatgcctgtgagattttcttatcaataatggcttcaaagtcggcaaagtcgatcctacactctttactaaaactgttgcaaatgatttgtttgtaagccaaatttatgttgatgatattatatttgggtctactaacaaatctacttgtgaagagtttagtaggatcatggtacaaaaattcaagatgtcaatgatgggggagttgagatatttcttaggattccaaatcaagcaactccaagagggcaccttcatcagccaaatttatgtcgagatGCCCATCAaggcacccatgggaacaaatgggcatctcgacctcgacacgggaggtaaatctgtagatcaaaaggtataccggtcgatgataggatctttactctatttatgtgcatcatgatcggatattatgctttccgtatgcatatgtgcaaggttccaagccgatcctaaggaagttcaccttagggccgtgaaaagaatcatgagatatttagtttacactcctaagtttgggctttagtaCCCCACGTGATcctcttttgatttaataggatattccgatgttgATTGGAcatggtgtaaaattgataggaagagcacatcagagacttgtcagtttctggggagatccttggtgttttgggcttcaaagaaacaaaattcagtagccctatcaaccgccaaagccgagtatattgccgcaggccattgttgtgcgcaattactttggatgaggcaaaccctccgggactatggtccctctcctatgtgataatgagagtgtaatccgcatggcggataatcccgttgaacacagccgcactaagcacatagccattcggtatcactttttgggagatcaccaacaaaggggggatatcgagattgcttatgttagcaccaaagaacaactagttgatatctttaccaaaccattagatgagaaaacctttaccaaacttaggaatgagctaaacattcttgattctcggaattttgattgatacgttgcacacatagctcatttatatacctttgatcatatccagGAACGGACCGATGCCCATGGCCACCTAGGCCATGACCCGGGGCGCGTAGGCCCAAAAAAATAGAAATTCGTAGCCCAGAACGCAGAACAGAAGGAAGTCAGGAACGGAGGAACCCTAGCCTACCCGCCAGCTGCCACGACGCCGCCGCCAGCCGCTGCCCTCGCCGAGTCACCGGCCACGCGTCCTGTGTTGCGCCCCTCGCCCAATGGCCAACAACCCAAGCGCGGTCGCGTCCTGTGTCCCAGGCTCCTAGCGCCGCCGCTTGGGGACAAACCAGCGGCCAGGCCAGTGGCGTCCTGCGCTGCACCCAGCGCCGTCGGCCAGCGCCCAAGCGCGGTCTCGATGTCTCGTCTCAGGCTCCCAGCGGCCAGCGCGGTCCTGTCCCAAGCGGCAAGCGCGGTCACCTCGCCCTCGCCCCTTGCCCACCCAGCGCCCGCCACACCAGCCGCTGGCCGCTGCAGTGCGGCTCGCCTCGCCCCTCGGCCGGTCGGCCCTCGTGCGCCCACCATCACCGAGTGTCCGAGATTCCGAGTCACCAATCAGTCAGCACCTCGCTGGCTCGCTCGCCCGGCCACACGTCGTCCGCCCGTCAAAATGAAGAAGAGGCATAGAACATTGCAATCATTTTTCTCTCCAGCTCTGACACCTGTCGTGCCTAATGTGCAGCCAAGATCAAACCTCAATTCTCAACCAACAGTTCAAACCGGAACCAGTAACAATCAAGCCCAAGAAATTTCAACTAAGGAGGCTACTGTTGAGGCAGTACTAAATCCAACTTCAAATGAACAAGAGCAAGAAATTCCACCTTCTGAGCAGGTATTCGATATAGTTGTTGATCCTGGGCTTAGAAAACCAATTGATGAATATGATGTTAACATTAGGGATGCTGTTAGAAGAGAGTATTTGTTACAGGGTCCATGTCAACCAATTGGCCATATATATCCTAAAAAAGATGGGAGACCGACAAAGAAGTTTTCATTATATGTGGAAAGCAGTCTTGGAGGTATTAGAGAATATATGTCAAGATGGTCCTAGTACTCAAAGAACTACTGCATCTGGTTTGCTAAAACAAATGGAGACTTTTGAGCTTGTGCTTATTATGCATTTTGTTATTAAATTATTGGGTAAGACTAATGATTTATCCCAATGCTTGCAAAAGAAAGATCAAAATATTGTTCGTGCCATATGACTGATTGGTGCCACATTGCAACAAATTGATGAAATTAGACAACATGGATGGGAAGATCAATTTGAGGATACAAAATCATTTTGCATTCAATATAATATCATTGTGCCAAACATGTTGGATACAACCACTGCTAGAGGTCGCTCAAGAGGTCATGGAGGTCAGTTGATAACTTACCATCATCACTTGAAACATGAAATATTTAATGTGGTGCTTGACCAACTTATTGTGGAGTTGAACAACCGTTTTGGTGAAAGATCTACCCGATTATTGAGATGCATTGCCTGCCTTGATCCAAAAAATTCTTTTGCCAATTTTGATGGAGATAAGTTAATTGAGCTTGCTAAATTGTATGATGCGGACTTCTCTACATATGATTGCATAGTTTTGAAAGACCAACTTGAGATATTCATTATTGATATGAGAGCTGATCCAGATATTCTAAGTTGCAATGACCTAGGTGATCTTGTTGTGAGAATGGTTCAGAGTGACAGGCATGTTGTCTTTCCATTTGTATATCGTCTCATTGAATTAGCTTTGATTTTACCAGTGGCAACAACATCTATGGAGAGAGCTTTCTCATCTATGAATATCATTAAAACTGAGTTGCAGAATAAGACAGGAGACGAATGGCTTAACCATCGTATGGTGTGTTATATTGAGAGGGATATATTTACAAAcattgaggatgcaaagatattgGATTATTTTCAAGGCATGAAAACCCGCAGGGTGAATCTACCTCGTACTAGTGGTATGTACCAATTACTAATATTATTAAATTTATTCAACATTACCTTTCAAATCGCGTTCTAAATATGATTTCCTTCATGGTTCTAGAGCAAGAAGCACTGATGTTGATGTTGACATGATACATTTTGAAGGAGCTACATCATAACTTGTATGTCATCTTTAACATCTATAATAATGTTGTTTAGCCGTACAATTTATTTATATGCTACTATTAGAGTTTATGGTCGCTTCGGCCCGGGTCTTGGTTAATTTCTGGGTCCGCcactgatcatatctctttcattttggtacaaatgcataattCTCGTTATTTAAGTACCaaaactatgactaatgtgttttcaagtgaatttctactaagtcatagattgaaagggaaatggagtattcggcaaagacgacacttccactcaactccatcagtATTATTCACTCTTTGCCAGCATTCCGCCATCTCTCcatcattggtataatcttcacttatatcttgtttgccaaagggggagaggatTTAAAAAAGGGCTCACaacagactccgtttttggcgattaataccgaaggggagagaatattagcccaaagcaaaaggaccgcaccaccaccaattttaaatttttcgaaataaagttttcaattagtatctttcAAATTAGTATTTCTCTGGAAAttatatctcaattggtatctatatctCAATTGATATATGGTttcaaagatttttcaattggtatctaaatctttttcatattaataaaactctcttgaaagctaagaggagaattccaattcagggggagttttgtttaagtcaaaggaaaagcatttaaaacaaggggagaaaatttcaaatcttgaaaatgcttctcgaaatcttattcatgtaccttttactatttgcaaaaagactttgaaaagattttccaaaagaatttacaaaaacaaaacaagtggtgcaaatgtggtccaaaatattaaaagaaataaagcaatccatgcatatctagtgaaagtataaattggtttaatttcaagcaacctttgcacttgccttatgcaaactagatTAATTCTGCACGTATATatctgctttggtttgtgttggcatcaatcaccaaaaagggggagattgaaagggaaatagggtcaaaccttttcctaaatgattttggtggttgaaatgcccaacacaaataattggactaactagttttctccagattatatgttttacaggtgctcaaggttcaacacaaaccaataaaaagatcaagttagggttcaaaagaaaggagcaaaagaaaccgaaggctgccctggtctggcgcaccggactgtccggtgcaccaccggacagtgtccggtgcaccagggaccatACAGTttgaactcctcagcttcgggtttctctaggcgcactccgctataattcactgtactatccagtgtgccaccggactgtccggtgcaccaagcggagcaacgactaccagcgcaacggtcgactgcacagtgccctgacaGAGCTACAGTTCGCGGTAGAAGTTAGAGCAGGCGCAGAAGATGCACCAGACAGTGTACAGTAGCAgtctggtgcggcaccggactgtccggtgcaccaagaagtcagagctccaatggtcgaaaacgtcagaaccctaacggttgggtgacgtggctgacatactagacagtgtctggtgcgcccatcgacagcagccttccccaacggttgaattggtggttggggctataaataccgcccaaccaccaccactccaagcatccaagcattcacaacagtgcattcaatacaagagcaaagtgcaacactccaagacacaaatcaaagcctccaatccaATCAAAGTCCCTAAATTCAACTCTAGTGCTCTAGGACTTGAGAGAGGATCGCTTGTgttttcttgttgcttggttggctttcttcttccccattcttgttctcaagacacttgtaatcaaagcaagagacaccaagttgtggtggtccttgtaggggtctaagtgacccgtttgattaaggagaaagctcactcggtctaggtgaccgtttgagagaagaaaagggttgaaagagacccagtctttgtgaccaccttaacggggagtaggttctcaagaaccgaacctcggtaaaataaatcaccgtgtcattcgcttcatttccttgtgatttgttttcgctctatctttcggactcgcatttatttctaacgctaaccctgacttgtagttgtgtttaaagttgtaaatttcagattccgcctattcacccctccctctaggcgactttcacctgctCATCCACGGTGATGTAGATGTCTGCCTCTCTGAATAAATGTTCGGAGGTGGCCGGTGCCTTTTGAAGTATGTCCCGGACAAAAACCGTGTCGTTGGATCCCCGATAGAAGTCTTCAATCACAGCCGCTTCGGTGACTTCGGGGATGCGGTTCATCATCGTTTGAAACCTTTTGAGGAACGATCAGAGAGTCTCATCATTCTGGCGcctaatggatttgaggtcccatggctgcgccggtttATCGGAAAGAGACTGTAAATTCGCGATAAACCGACAACTGAAGTCACTCTaatcatcgatgcagtgtcgaggtaggtgTCGGAGCCATTGCAGCGTGTCCTGCCCCAGGACAATGGACAAGTATGCCGTCATGACATCCTCTGTTGCCCCAACAGCCCAGGCGGCGATCGTATATACGGTcaaccagcctcctggatcctgcttaggctcatatttgtcgatgttggagaccttgaagttaggaggcaaTTAGATGGCCCGGAGGCGAGAAGGAAGCACGGAGACTCCACACGTATCCTCCTGCCAATGTTCGCGCcgtcggtcccggggaggggagtcggTACTAGGTCGTCTCGACCATCCCCGGAACGGACTATTGGTCGAAGTCGGTACACCATGATCTCAGTCGTAGACATAACTCTAAATAAAATCTTTTAAGATTTGAACTAGCTTTAATAGGACAAATAAAAGTCCACAAACTAGTGAATGTATTTTATTTCACTCCTCAGAATATATATGCTACAGATGCTGAGATTTTACATCGCAACACGGGGGGAACGGAGATCGATTGATCAACATCCTATAGCTATTGCTAGTAGTAATTCTAATTCACATGCGTGCTTGAACAGATAATCCGTCCGACCCACTCGCTTGGCTTGCTTCTTTTGTAGCCACACGTGCTACACTCACATGGCGCGAAGTGTACGTATGTAGGACGTACTTGTTCAGTGGTTCTCATGATGCTTGCCTGCCGCCTAGATCTTCAGGTCAGGTGCTTCAGCCTGCGAAGAAAGCAGAATCTGCGGCATTAGCTACATGCAGATTGAGAACTCTTACGCAGCAGATTCTACTAGTCTCACTAccggacaaaataaaaataaatttgttcataaaacctatatctctctcgtagtttatgaaactacgagagagacgtatagaatttgtgcatattgttagaatcatcatctgagataaacaaattaccaaacaaccaaaataaattttgtagatcttgagaagttatagaagtttatagttgacaactttttcatttgaagtcatattgtcaacgaaaactacgtctgaatttaaaaaatttaaaatttgaattttgaaaacgacttcgaaaggaaaaaccaccaacatgaaagttgtaggtattgaagagttacgttttagtttgaaatcatcttgttatgcaaaactatgtttgaattttgaaatttaaatttttcaaactgtctcggatggaaaaaccaccaaaataaaagttgtaggtcttgaaatgtaatgaaactttgtagttgacaattttttgatttgaaatcatcttatcattgaaaatttcgtgtgaagtttttaaatttaaaattcaaattttataaacggtctcggatgtagaaactattaaaataaaacttttagatctcaaaaagttatgcaactttatagttggtcacattttgaaatgaactcatttagtgtcttaaataatcaaattactctcgatttgttatagtacatggggaatagaaacgta
This genomic window contains:
- the LOC109945343 gene encoding uncharacterized protein; amino-acid sequence: MLDTTTARGRSRGHGVATTSMERAFSSMNIIKTELQNKTGDEWLNHRMVCYIERDIFTNIEDAKILDYFQGMKTRRVNLPRTSGIARSTDVDVDMIHFEGATS